One genomic window of Quercus lobata isolate SW786 chromosome 9, ValleyOak3.0 Primary Assembly, whole genome shotgun sequence includes the following:
- the LOC115959617 gene encoding MDIS1-interacting receptor like kinase 2-like: protein MNLSYNEFSQGVPIQVGKLVQLSVLDLSHNHLTGEIPMEFMNLQSLQNMNISHNNFSGTLTTFEKLYGLLDVNIAYNQFQGQIPNIKAFQDAPIEALKGNKGLCGEVKGLQPCQLITTDKKQRIHDLVFMIIFPLLGVFVLLFAFMGLTSFIRKGRQPRKIQNENLYPISTFDGKEMYKEILAATENFDAIYCLGSGGYGSVYKAQLPSGDIIAVKKIHASSCDGDLTDQKEFHNEIVALTEIRHRNIVKLYGFCSSTQHSLLMYEYLEKGSLATILSKEEEAKELDWSRRVNIVKGVSHALAYMHHDCSPPIVHRDISSNNVLLDFDYEAHVSDFGTAKLLKQDSSNWTSFAGTYGYVAPELAYTMQVTEKCDVYSFGVLALEVIKGNHPGDFIYSALSPSANIFLKDVLDQRLQPPTGEVRDELIKIVTIATACLHASPQSRPTMLMISRRLSSSIVQIPTTVTSGELVRV, encoded by the exons atgaatttgAGCTACAATGAGTTTAGCCAAGGAGTTCCAATTCAGGTGGGAAAGTTAGTTCAGTTGTCCGTGCTAGATTTGAGTCATAACCATCTCACAGGAGAGATACCAATGGAGTTTATGAACTTGCAAAGCTTGCAGAACATGAATATATCCCATAACAATTTCTCTGGTACTTTAACAACTTTTGAGAAACTGTACGGCTTGTTGGATGTCAACATAGCATACAATCAATTCCAGGGTCAGATTCCTAACATCAAAGCATTTCAAGATGCTCCAATTGAAGCATTGAAGGGGAACAAGGGATTGTGTGGAGAGGTGAAAGGACTACAACCATGTCAACTGATCACCACAGACAAAAAACAGAGAATCCATGATCTCGTGTTCATGATCATATTTCCCCTCTTGGGAGTATTTGTACTACTATTTGCATTTATGGGACTGACAAGTTTCATAAGAAAAGGGAGACAGCCAcgaaaaatacaaaatgaaaacTTGTATCCCATATCAACCTTTGATGGGAAAGAAATGTATAAAGAAATTTTAGCAGCCACTGAGAATTTTGATGCCATATATTGCCTTGGGAGTGGTGGATATGGAAGCGTTTATAAAGCACAATTGCCTTCAGGTGATATTATAGCTGTAAAGAAAATCCACGCTTCATCGTGTGATGGTGATTTGACAGATCAGAAGGAGTTTCATAATGAGATAGTGGCACTAACAGAAATTCGGCACCGAAACATTGTGAAACTATATGGTTTTTGTTCAAGCACACAACACTCGTTGTTGATGTATGAATACCTTGAGAAGGGCAGCTTGGCCACAATCCtaagcaaagaagaagaagctaaagAATTGGATTGGAGTAGAAGGGTGAATATTGTTAAAGGGGTTTCACATGCCTTGGCATACATGCATCATGATTGCTCACCGCCAATTGTTCATAGAGACATATCAAGCAATAATGTTTTGCTGGATTTTGATTATGAAGCTCATGTCTCTGATTTTGGCACTGCTAAACTACTAAAGCAAGACTCATCAAATTGGACAAGCTTTGCAGGCACATATGGATATGTTGCACCag AGCTTGCTTACACAATGCAAGTGACCGAGAAATGTGACGTCTATAGTTTTGGAGTTTTAGCACTTGAAGTGATCAAAGGAAATCATCCTGGTGATTTCATCTATTCTGCATTGTCCCCATCGGCTAACATATTTTTGAAGGATGTATTGGACCAACGCCTTCAACCTCCCACGGGTGAGGTTCGGGATGAATTGATAAAGATTGTAACTATTGCAACTGCTTGCTTACATGCTAGTCCACAATCTAGACCAACCATGCTCATGATTTCTAGGCGGTTATCATCCTCAATTGTGCAGATTCCTACAACAGTCACATCTGGAGAACTAGTCAGGGTCTAA
- the LOC115961536 gene encoding MDIS1-interacting receptor like kinase 2-like translates to MGIGSSSTFEKVCSHISFVLIVLFVSSSIVASASKSNEEADALVTWKASLQNEDQSQLSSWTLLPNNATNSSTNLNSSTRPCTWFGISCNPVGSVIQINLTHSSLKGSLHEFSFSSFINLEYVDLSKNSLFGTIPPQISNLSNLIYLNLSMNQFSGKIPPEIGLLTNLKVLRLGMNKLDGSIPQEIGQLRSINVLDLQSNYLDGPIPPSLGNLSNLGYLCLDQNLLSGSIPLELGNLTNLVELYINNNSLAGHLPTEIGNLKSLKCLSLQKNNLVGSIPTSLCELGNLTYIDLSQNSLSGAIPQEIGHLKSLVFLQLSVNQLNGSFPSSIGNLSQLEIFYVRDNLISGSIPQEVENLMKLTVFRVARNKLTGYLPQNICQNGLLRNFTANGNNLTGPIPKSLRNCTTLYRVRLDGNQLTGNISEVFGIYPNLYYINIANNKLYGELSPNWGRSSILTDLELGGNNISGTIPSEIGNITKLSVLDLSSNHLVGEIPKELGRLTSLLKLILSNNQLSGGIPSEEV, encoded by the exons ATGGGAATAGGATCATCATCAACCTTTGAGAAGGTATGCTCTCACATTTCCTTTGTTTTAATTGTTCTATTTGTTTCATCATCAATTGTTGCTTCCGCATCTAAGTCCAATGAAGAAGCTGATGCTCTTGTCACATGGAAAGCCAGCCTCCAAAATGAAGATCAGTCTCAGCTATCTTCATGGACTTTGCTTCCTAATAATGCCACCAATTCTTCTACCAATCTTAATTCAAGCACTAGACCATGTACTTGGTTTGGTATTTCTTGCAACCCTGTTGGAAGTGTCATCCAAATAAATCTTACTCATTCAAGCTTGAAGGGTTCACTGCATGAGTTTTCATTTTCCTCATTTATTAATCTTGAATATGTTGATCTTAGTAAGAACTCACTCTTTGGTACCATTCCACCTCAGATTAGTAACCTCTCCAATCTCATCTATTTGAACCTGTCCATGAATCAGTTCTCTGGGAAAATCCCACCAGAAATTGGCCTACTAACAAACCTTAAGGTCTTGCGTTTGGGTATGAATAAGTTAGATGGCTCAATTCCTCAAGAAATAGGTCAGCTAAGATCTATTAATGTGCTTGATTTGCAAAGCAATTATCTAGATGGTCCCATACCTCCTTCTTTGGGTAATTTAAGCAATCTTGGTTACTTATGTCTCGATCAAAATTTACTATCTGGTTCCATTCCTTTAGAACTTGGAAATCTCACCAACCTGGTTGAACTTTACATAAATAACAATAGTTTAGCTGGTCACCTCCCTACGGAAATAGGGAATTTGAAATCACTGAAATGTCTGAGCcttcaaaaaaacaatcttGTTGGTTCTATCCCGACATCATTATGTGAACTAGGAAATCTTACCTATATTGATCTCTCCCAGAATAGTCTTTCGGGTGCCATTCCACAAGAGATTGGACACTTGAAGTCTCTTGTTTTTCTTCAATTGAGTGTAAATCAACTCAATGGTTCTTTTCCAAGTTCAATTGGTAATTTGAGccaattagaaattttttatgttcgTGACAACCTAATCTCTGGTTCCATTCCTCAAGAGGTGGAAAATCTCATGAAGTTGACTGTATTTCGAGTGGCCCGAAACAAATTGACAGGTTATTTGCCTCAAAATATTTGCCAAAATGGATTGCTTCGAAACTTTACAGCAAATGGTAATAATCTAACAGGTCCAATTCCCAAAAGCTTGAGAAACTGCACTACTTTATATAGAGTTCGTCTAGATGGAAATCAACTGACTGGAAATATATCTGAAGTTTTTGGCATCTATCCAAACTTGTATTACATAAACATTGCCAACAATAAACTTTATGGTGAACTTTCACCTAACTGGGGAAGGAGCTCAATACTAACAGATCTAGAACTCGGGGGAAATAATATTAGTGGTACCATACCATCTGAGATAGGAAACATAACTAAACTAAGTGTTCTTGATCTTTCTTCAAATCATTTAGTTGGGGAGATTCCTAAGGAATTGGGAAGGTTGACTTCTTTGCTGAAGCTTATATTGAGCAACAATCAACTTTCAGGTGGTATACCTTCAGAG GAAGTGTAG
- the LOC115959620 gene encoding F-box protein PP2-B10-like, with amino-acid sequence MMEKEKEGERSGPPCACVVDISVLPEGCISDIVALTTPKDACRACAVSSIFRAAAESNAVWESFLPSDYQAIIARSSSDSLSFSSKKQLYLSLSDNPILIDDAKKSFFLDKLSGKKCYLLSARELTIAWGDDSRYWRWVSLPESRFSEIAKLSFVCWFDINGKMSTSMLSPKTNYAAYLVYKLRSRAHGFKHRLPTASIGTTGGGEVYEQTVGLGLPAVEPGQQDQVVLPQQQHTSRPKQRNDGWLEIELGQFFNEGGEADELQFGLKEVKCLSVKSGLIVEGIEIRPTRG; translated from the exons atgatggaaaaagaaaaagagggagaaaggaGTGGTCCTCCCTGCGCCTGCGTTGTGGACATTTCAGTGTTACCAGAGGGATGCATATCGGACATAGTAGCGTTAACCACTCCTAAGGATGCCTGCAGAGCTTGTGCGGTTTCTTCTATATTCCGTGCGGCTGCTGAATCCAACGCTGTCTGGGAGAGCTTCTTGCCGTCCGATTATCAAGCCATCATTGCTCGATCATCATCGGATTCCTTGAGTTTCTCTTCTAAGAAACAGCTCTACCTCAGTCTCTCCGATAACCCCATCCTAATCGATGACGCTAAAAAG AGCTTTTTCTTGGACAAATTGAGTGGTAAGAAATGTTACCTTCTTTCTGCAAGGGAGCTAACTATTGCATGGGGTGACGATTCTCGGTACTGGAGATGGGTTTCTCTACCTGAATCCAG GTTCTCAGAGATAGCTAAACTTAGTTTTGTGTGTTGGTTTGACATCAATGGCAAGATGAGTACTTCCATGCTGTCTCCAAAAACAAACTATGCTGCTTACCTTGTGTACAAGTTGAGGAGCAGAGCCCATGGATTTAAACACCGTCTTCCAACGGCTTCAATTGGAACAACTGGAGGAGGTGAAGTTTATGAACAGACTGTTGGTTTGGGCCTGCCTGCCGTGGAGCCAGGACAGCAAGACCAGGTTGTACTGCCGCAGCAGCAGCACACTTCACGCCCCAAGCAGAGAAATGATGGATGGTTAGAGATTGAGTTGGGTCAGTTTTTCAATGAGGGAGGAGAAGCTGATGAACTGCAGTTTGGACTTAAGGAGGTAAAATGTCTTTCAGTGAAGTCTGGCCTTATTGTTGAAGGGATcgagatcaggccaacaaggggttaa
- the LOC115959619 gene encoding F-box protein PP2-B10-like, whose product MMEKGKGGERNGPPCACGVDISVLPEGCISDIVALTTPKDACRSCAVSSIFRAAAESNAVWERFLPSDYQAIIARSSSSSDSLSFSSKKQLYLSLSDNPILIDGNKKSFFLDKLSGKKCYLLPARELTIAWGDNPYYWRWVSLPESRFPEVARLHIVCWFDINGKMSVSMLSPKTNYAAYLVYKLTEEAYGFDDPPPTASIGTTGAGEVYEQTVSLDLPIVEPGQEDQVVLRQQQHTSRPKQRNDGWLEIQLGQFFNEGGEVDELQFGLKEVKVLNGKSGLIVEGIEIRPTRGL is encoded by the exons atgatggaAAAAGGGAAAGGAGGAGAAAGGAATGGTCCTCCCTGCGCCTGCGGTGTGGACATTTCAGTGTTACCAGAGGGATGCATATCGGACATAGTAGCGTTGACCACTCCTAAGGATGCCTGCAGATCTTGTGCGGTTTCTTCTATATTCCGTGCGGCTGCAGAGTCCAACGCTGTCTGGGAGAGGTTCTTGCCGTCCGATTATCAAGCCATCATTGCtcgatcatcatcatcatcggaTTCCTTGAGTTTCTCTTCTAAGAAACAGCTCTACCTCAGTCTCTCCGATAATCCCATCTTAATCGACGGCAATAAAAAG AGCTTTTTCTTGGACAAATTGAGTGGTAAGAAATGTTACCTTCTTCCTGCAAGGGAGCTGACCATTGCATGGGGTGACAATCCTTACTATTGGAGATGGGTTTCTCTACCAGAATCCAG GTTCCCAGAGGTAGCTAGACTTCATATAGTGTGTTGGTTTGACATCAATGGCAAGATGAGTGTTTCCATGCTATCTCCGAAAACAAACTATGCAGCTTACCTTGTCTACAAGTTGACGGAGGAAGCCTATGGGTTTGATGACCCTCCTCCAACGGCTTCAATTGGAACTACTGGAGCAGGTGAAGTTTATGAACAGACTGTTAGTTTGGACCTGCCTATCGTGGAGCCAGGCCAGGAAGACCAGGTTGTACTACGGCAGCAGCAGCACACTTCACGTCCCAAACAGAGAAATGATGGATGGTTAGAGATTCAGTTGGGTCAGTTTTTTAATGAGGGAGGAGAAGTTGATGAACTGCAGTTTGGACTTAAGGAGGTAAAAGTTCTAAACGGGAAGTCTGGCCTCATTGTTGAAGGGATcgagatcaggccaacaaggGGTTTATAA
- the LOC115961537 gene encoding uncharacterized protein LOC115961537: MFGAEIVRQHEKYLGLPPLIGKGKRKAFNRIKDQVGRKIAGWKGKLLSNAGREILIKAVAQATPTYTMSVFKLPDSLCKEFNSMMGNFWWGQKGRERRMAWVSWEKLCKPKSEGGMGFRDLKAFNLALLAKQGWRLLENPNSLVHRVYKAKYFANESFLNAQMGRRPSYA; the protein is encoded by the coding sequence ATGTTCGGGGCTGAGATCGTTAGACAACATGAGAAATACTTGGGGCTTCCGCCGCTAATAGGAAAGGGGAAAAGGAAAGCCTTCAACCGAATTAAGGATCAGGTGGGAAGGAAAATTGCGGGGTGGAAAGGAAAGCTATTATCCAACGCAGGCAGAGAAATCCTCATAAAAGCTGTGGCACAAGCTACCCCCACATACACGATGAGCGTTTTCAAGCTCCCGGACTCCTTGTGCAAGGAGTTCAATTCAATGATGGGTAATTTCTGGTGGGGCCAAAAAGGAAGGGAAAGGAGAATGGCGTGGGTTTCTTGGGAGAAGTTATGTAAGCCAAAGTCCGAGGGAGGTATGGGGTTTAGGGATCTCAAGGCGTTCAACTTAGCTCTCTTAGCAAAGCAAGGTTGGAGATTGTTGGAGAACCCAAACTCTCTGGTTCATAGAGTCTACAAAGCTAAGTACTTTGCAAATGAGTCATTCTTAAATGCTCAAATGGGTAGGAGACCCTCCTACGCGTGA